From a single Bacillus gobiensis genomic region:
- the rplI gene encoding 50S ribosomal protein L9, with protein MKVIFLKDVKGKGKKGDIKNVADGYAQNFLIKNGYAVEANTSNINALEGQKNKEKKEAAQELENAKQLKNTLENLTVELSAKSGEGGKLFGSITSKQIADQLKKASGIKLDKRKIELNDAIRSLGYTNVPVKLHHEVQATLKVHVAEEN; from the coding sequence ATGAAAGTGATTTTCTTGAAAGACGTAAAAGGAAAAGGAAAAAAAGGCGACATTAAAAATGTGGCAGATGGATATGCACAAAACTTTTTAATAAAAAATGGCTACGCAGTTGAAGCCAATACATCAAATATCAATGCGCTGGAAGGCCAAAAAAATAAAGAGAAAAAAGAAGCGGCGCAAGAGCTGGAGAATGCCAAGCAATTAAAGAATACACTTGAAAACTTGACAGTTGAGCTTTCCGCAAAATCCGGAGAAGGCGGAAAATTGTTTGGATCAATTACGAGCAAACAAATTGCTGATCAGCTCAAAAAGGCAAGCGGGATCAAACTGGATAAACGGAAAATCGAATTAAACGATGCGATCCGTTCATTAGGATACACAAATGTGCCAGTAAAGCTTCATCATGAAGTCCAAGCCACTCTTAAGGTTCATGTAGCTGAAGAAAATTAG